The Paramisgurnus dabryanus chromosome 3, PD_genome_1.1, whole genome shotgun sequence genome includes a window with the following:
- the LOC135744850 gene encoding stonustoxin subunit alpha-like: MESETIEMAALGRPLHPGMLYDCRKDSFIPGVTLWDKKLLVEVDTHSQLHTDLKLSSADSLSDKCSLLNVSASLKASFMSGMVEVGGSAKYLYDNKSSNQQSRVTMYYQETTRFEQLTMSQLGHITYPQVFDQKTATHVITSVLYGAQAFMVFDRTFSHDDNKQKIEGELNVMVKKMSSFSIDGTGAVEMKEDEIKKAEDISCTFHGDFHVGHLPTTYMEALDVYKKLPTLLKEYPQNVIPIKVCLYPLSLLNEKAARLEREISTIRVSNIETVMNELEGIQRRYNDLFRNTLVHVFHDIKERLCTFQSSFSIYKLVLEKELGRVLPAIRGGENEQSLKEILKIHNESPFCANRLNQWLDDTESELNLLSSYTKSVNGIKIKDSNGLKTILLNPDIDVVVCLALTCLKYEDPYLLTLNAFLKSGFKEQDEKKALPSFPKWFKKPDIVAKMRENLSNFKRFSQANKDKTRMCFTISAISDPSSPGSSIYLYEQGNLMNKQFQPSTPKPPQPIVRSVNANTVSMILQPLSEETVQFRVEYKEVKLKEKEKEEWLVKNTTDENFTLTALESGKQYLICYRIVGKMAMSEASDTVSVQLSPGYPVIVGRKGSGK; this comes from the exons GTGTTACTCTTTGGGATAAAAAATTGTTGGTTGAAGTGGACACTCATTCACAGCTTCATACTGATTTGAAGTTAAGTAGCGCTGACTCTCTCTCTGATAAGTGCAGTCTCCTGAATGTAAGTGCCTCACTGAAAGCCAGCTTCATGAGTGGGATGGTGGAGGTTGGGGGATCTGCCAAGTATCTGTATGACAACAAATCCTCAAACCAACAGTCCAGAGTAACAATGTATTACCAAGAAACCACAAGATTTGAACAGCTCACTATGTCCCAGCTTGGACATATCACCTACCCTCAGGTATTTGACCAGAAAACTGCAACTCATGTGATCACATCTGTGCTATACGGAGCTCAGGCCTTCATGGTGTTTGATCGAACATTCTCACATGATGACAACAAGCAGAAGATTGAAGGGGAACTGAATGTAATGGTCAAGAAGATGTCTTCTTTTTCCATTGATGGGACAGGAGCTGTAGAAATGAAAGAGGATGAGATAAAAAAAGCTGAGGACATCAGCTGCACGTTtcatggtgacttccatgttgGGCATCTTCCCACCACATACATGGAGGCATTGGACGTGTACAAGAAGCTTCCCACCCTGCTGAAGGAATATCCACAGAATGTGATTCCAATAAAAGTCTGTCTCTATCCTCTTTCTCTGTTAAATGAAAAAGCAGCTCGTCTGGAGAGAGAAATCAGCACAATTCGGGTGTCCAACATTGAAACTGTAATGAATGAGCTGGAAGGAATACAGAGAAGATACAATGACCTGTTCAGAAATACACTGGTACATGTTTTCCATGACATTAAAGAGAGGCTTTGCACATTCCAAAGCTCATTTAGCATTTACAAGCTGGTTTTAGAGAAAGAACTGGGCAGAGTCTTGCCTGCTATTCGAGGTGGAGAAAACGAGCAGTCACTGAAAGAGATCCTGAAGATTCACAACGAATCCCCTTTCTGTGCCAACAGGCTTAACCAGTGGTTAGATGACACAGAGTCTGAACTTAACCTCTTGAGTTCCTACACCAAATCTGTAAATGGGATCAAAATTAAAGACTCAAATGGTCTGAAAACCATCCTCCTTAATCCTGATATTGATGTAGTGGTCTGTTTGGCCTTGACATGTCTGAAATATGAAGACCCATATCTTCTAACTCTGAATGCATTCCTGAAATCTGGGTTTAAAGAGCAAGATGAAAAAAAAGCTTTGCCATCTTTCCCAAAGTGGTTCAAAAAGCCAGACATCGTTGCAAAGATGAGAGAGAACTTGTCTAACTTCAAACGCTTTTCACAGGCCAATAAAGACAAAACGAGAATGTGCTTTACTATTTCTGCCATCTCTGATCCCTCCAGTCCAGGTTCCTCCATCTATTTATATGAACAAGGCAATCTGATGAACAAACAGTTTCAGCCTTCAACGCCCAAACCACCCCAACCCATAGTGAGGAGCGTCAATGCAAACACTGTGTCCATGATACTACAGCCCCTAAGTGAAGAAACAGTGCAGTTCAGGGTGGAATACAAGGAGGTAAAactaaaagaaaaagaaaaagaagagtGGCTTGTCAAAAACACAACTGATGAAAACTTTACTCTGACTGCATTGGAGTCTGGAAAGCAGTACTTGATCTGCTACAGGATAGTGGGTAAAATGGCAATGAGTGAAGCAAGTGATACTGTCTCTGTTCAACTGTCTCCAG GTTATCCTGTGATTGTGGGTAGGAAAGGCAGTGGTAAATAA